Proteins from a genomic interval of Oncorhynchus nerka isolate Pitt River linkage group LG13, Oner_Uvic_2.0, whole genome shotgun sequence:
- the adamts13 gene encoding LOW QUALITY PROTEIN: A disintegrin and metalloproteinase with thrombospondin motifs 13 (The sequence of the model RefSeq protein was modified relative to this genomic sequence to represent the inferred CDS: inserted 1 base in 1 codon), producing MAALALLCLLSVLPGSTAILMRSPLEELFLHSLDQKDMVFYFGTDSATSVPEFQLIWTDCASTELHTGPWRCSFETEGKRFVLGLGERKQSFSCQSTLETARNTTLNTTRKSHAMCCQQAKVLHPPSTKGFLTICARKMQGLVVAGKEKERLYIQPVLQKHIHLTEVRNCSSPGTPHLVFHQPFTARGPPRHSHMKRLRRRRSAIMPEVTHLELLVVVAPDVQLVHRQDTERYILTNLNIASELLRDMTLGANMRVHLVRMIILSEPEPEINISTNISSSLTSVCEWARRVIPSNDTDPLHADLVLYITRFDLELPNGNKQVRGVTQLGGACSSQWSCVITEDTGFDLGITIAHEIGHSFGINHDGIGNTCSSSGFMMASDGGYNSVDLTWSQCSRQQLYTFFSEGKADCVKDLPVLVGSLQDWKPGLYYGVDDQCRIAFGSTARACSFTNTDLPVCRVLSCHVKPDDNSSCKRLLVPLLDGTECAPNQWCLKGRCVSPNQLSSSSSVVVHGSWSSWSQFSPCSRICGGGVTSRTRQCNNPRPAFGGNDCKGRDTEAELCHQQQCERTQLAFMAEQCAQTDLQPLYLSPNTASLYTWIPAVGFVTGDEQCRYMCQCKGENFIVSRGSQFVDGTRCEPDSPAPLGATTACLGGTCQLFGCDGVLKSGKVEDVCGVCGGDGSSCSLTSQSYSGGQAREYVTFLTLPVNATQVHIVNRAPVFTHLAVLIGNQYVVSGSGSIALNITHPSPLEDGHLVYRLYLTPDLLPLMEELLLPGTVTEETHIQVYRKYGKEYGEQTSPNITYHFYTPMSNNAFIKEIPRGKWTVVTTSCSVTCGSGIQKSMYVCMDEDTKEHLEDVYCNSAPLLLLQQTTCHLPACPPSWEMGEFGPCSALCGGGEKVRPVRCVQRQGADVLQVAVSECPQHSATQSVDTCNFQPCPARWNASEAGECSAVCGPGAAKRLVTCVRSEGGHDVEVDHSLCSGLFKPPVLVSCVVDVCPIGWESKGQDQPILNKSPGLRYRSRYLTVYVWSPVIGQCSKTCGNGTLQVWFSCLDHQTRLVVPEVYCDASSKPEPHTESCNPSPCPPMWRYKQGVCSVSCGGGVAHRVLYCSQETEGDEEVVVNNTECSNMTKPIAVVTCNSNSCPARWRVLRTGACTMSCDLGLARRHVSCVEYIHGEDSEVSEERCHAAVKPATTVPCLVQVCTFRWDVKDWNQCSVPCGYGIQSRAVSCMGPTKPEPLSPLLCMHMPKPITIRGCQMDDCRVLEKTSALTHTHTTNTPLLETRDQLPSPQGMEVTPMDEEPLLSPTLSLTQTPLTATEPTTPQTTTAMPTVTPKTSLCGQLLLEESGTVDLRHETGRCILSIGRPLDEVIHMKVESSSLSCKKREYVAFYDRLVLVRKCDQLEDTELTSRTNVLMVRQHLLSPGNGVLLTYSSQKNNKKSHHQDCDVQLFAPSGVIENPTMTSELGSHTCRVLINXPPSVKIRVRALSMGPVVNSTAAQSTFIMIRDVDVLKTNVFKGQRLFDWRSAGNMAEIEFHGEYLHSNGSFRAEYSFVEP from the exons ATGGCAGCCTTGGCGCTGCTCTGTCTGCTGTCAGTGCTGCCAGGCTCCACAGCAATACTAATGAGATCTCCATTGGAGGAG CTATTTCTGCACTCCCTGGATCAAAAGGACATGGTTTTTTATTTTGGTACTGACTCTGCTACTTCAG TGCCGGAGTTTCAGCTCATCTGGACAGACTGTGCCTCTACGGAGCTGCACACTGGCCCCTGGCGATGCTCCTTCGAGACCGAAGGGAAGCGCTTTGTGCTGGGGCTCGGGGAGAGGAAGCAGTCCTTCTCCTGTCAGTCCACATTAGAGACAGCTCGGAACACCACTCTCAACACCACAAGGAAAAGTCATGCCATGTGTTGTCAGCAGGCCAAAGTTCTACATCCCCCTTCAACTAAAGGATTTCTCACCATCTGTGCCAGGAAAATG CAAGGCCTGGTTGTTGCAggtaaagagaaggagagactataCATTCAGCCAGTGCTTCAAAAACACATTCATCTGACTGAAGTCAGAAACTGTTCCAGTCCAGGAACACCTCATCTGGTGTTCCACCAGCCATTTACTGCCAGAGGTCCTCCCAGACACTCTCACA TGAAGAGGCTGCGTCGCCGAAGGTCAGCCATAATGCCTGAGGTGACCCACCTGGAGCTGCTAGTGGTGGTGGCGCCTGACGTGCAGCTGGTCcacaggcaggacacagagaGATACATACTTACCAACCTCAACATT GCCTCAGAGCTGCTGAGGGACATGACACTGGGAGCCAACATGAGAGTGCATCTGGTCCGCATGATCATCCTCTCAGAACCAGAG CCAGAGATTAACATCTCCACCAACATCTCCTCGTCTCTGacgagtgtgtgtgagtgggccAGAAGGGTCATCCCCTCTAATGACACTGACCCCCTGCATGCTGACCTTGTGTTATACATCACAAG ATTTGATCTGGAGCTGCCCAATGGGAACAAGCAGGTGAGGGGCGTGACCCAGCTAGGCGGGGCATGTTCTAGCCAATGGAGTTGTGTAATCACAGAGGACACAGGCTTTGATCTGGGCATCACCATCGCTCATGAGATAGGCCACAG CTTTGGCATAAACCATGATGGGATTGGTAACACATGCAGCAGCAGTGGCTTTATGATGGCCTCTGATGGAGGCTACAACAGTGTGGATCTCACCTGGTCCCAGTGCAGCAGACAGCAGCTGTACACATTCTTCAG TGAAGGCAAGGCTGACTGTGTGAAAGACTTGCCTGTCCTGGTTGGCTCTCTGCAAGACTGGAAGCCAGGCCTTTACTATGGTGTGGACGACCAGTGCCGGATAGCGTTTGGTAGCACCGCCAGGGCCTGCTCCTTCACCAACACTGACCTG CCTGTGTGCCGTGTTCTCTCCTGCCACGTCAAACCTGATGACAACAGCTCATGTAAACGTCTGCTGGTGCCTCTGTTGGATGGGACAGAGTGTGCACCCAACCAG TGGTGCCTGAAGGGCCGCTGTGTGTCCCCAAACCAGCtcagctcctcttcctctgtggtggTGCACGGGTCCTGGTCCAGCTGGTCCCAGTTCTCCCCATGCTCACGGATATGTGGCGGGGGCGTCACTTCCCGGACCAGGCAATGCAATAACCCACG ACCTGCATTTGGTGGGAATGATTGCAAGGGCAGGGATACAGAGGCGGAACTTTGTCACCAGCAG CAGTGTGAAAGGACCCAGCTGGCCTTCATGGCAGAGCAGTGCGCCCAGACAGATCTACAgcccctgtacctgtcccccaacACAGCCTCCCTCTACACCTGGATCCCCGCTGTAGGCTTTGTCACAG gggatgaacAGTGCAGGTACATGTGCCAGTGTAAGGGAGAGAACTTCATTGTGAGCCGTGGGTCTCAGTTTGTGGATGGGACTCGTTGTGAACCAGACAGTCCAGCTCCCCTTGGTGCCACGACAGCTTGTCTAGGAGGGACGTGCCAG CTGTTTGGCTGTGATGGAGTGTTGAAGTCTGGGAAGGTGGAGGATGTGTGTGGGGTATGTGGAGGGGATGGCTCATCTTGCAGTCTCACCTCTCAGTCTTACAGTGGTGGTCAGGCCAGAG AGTACGTCACATTCCTGACCCTGCCAGTAAACGCCACTCAGGTTCACATTGTCAACAGGGCACCCGTCTTCACTCACCTGG CGGTGTTGATTGGGAATCAGTATGTTGTGTCTGGGAGTGGCAGCATTGCGTTAAACAtcactcacccctctcctctggagGACGGTCATCTGGTTTATCGTCTgtacctgacccctgacctcctgCCTCTCATGGAGGAGCTGCTGCTGCCTGGAACTGTTACAGAGGAGACACACATACAG GTCTATCGGAAATATGGAAAAGAATATGGAGAACAAACCAGTCCAAACATTACCTACCACTTTTATACGCCCATGAGTAATAATGCTTTTATAAAAGAGATACCCAGGGGCAAGTGGACTGTTGTCACAACATCCTGCTCTGTCACCTGTGGATCTG GCATACAGAAATCTATGTATGTCTGTATGGATGAAGACACCAAGGAGCATCTGGAGGATGTCTACTGTAATTCAGCTCCCCTTCTCCTGCTTCAGCAGACAACCTGTCACCTCCCAGCCTGTCCCCCCAG cTGGGAGATGGGAGAGTTTGGGCCCTGCAGTGCCTTGTGTGGTGGTGGAGAGAAAGTGCGCCCTGTGAGATGTGTTCAAAGGCAAGGAGCAGATGTCCTACAGGTGGCCGTTTCTGAATGTCCACAACACTCAGCCACACAATCAGTGGATACATGCAACTTTCAACCCTGCCCTGCAAG GTGGAATGCGTCAGAAGCCGGGGAGTGTTCAGCGGTGTGTGGGCCCGGAGCGGCCAAACGCCTTGTGACATGTGTACGGTCCGAAGGTGGTCATGATGTTGAGGTGGACCATAGCTTGTGTTCAGGGCTCTTCAAACCACCTGTCTTAGTGTCTTGTGTGGTCGATGTCTGCCCTATTGGCTGGGAGTCTAAGGGACAG GATCAACCTATACTTAACAAATCCCCTGGTTTAAGGTACCGCTCCAGGTACCTAACAGTGTATGTTTGGAGCCCTGTGATAGGCCAATGCTCAAAGACCTGCGGAAATG GTACCCTGCAggtgtggttttcatgtctggacCACCAGACCAGGCTAGTGGTGCCTGAGGTCTACTGTGATGCCTCCAGCAAACCAGAGCCTCACACAGAGTCCTGCAACCCTTCCCCTTGCCCTCCCAT GTGGCGCTACAAGCAGGGAGTGTGCAGTGTGTCGTGTGGAGGAGGCGTGGCCCATAGGGTGCTATACTGCTCCCAGGAGACcgagggagatgaggaggtggTTGTGAACAATACAGAGTGCAGTAACATGACCAAACCCATAGCAGTGGTCACATGCAACTCCAACAGCTGTCCAGCCAG GTGGAGAGTGCTGAGGACGGGGGCCTGTACTATGTCTTGTGATCTGGGGTTAGCCAGGAGGCATGTCTCCTGTGTTGAGTATATCCATGGGGAGGACAGTGAGGTGTCTGAGGAGAGATGCCATGCAGCCGTTAAACCTGCTACCACGGTACCCTGTCTGGTGCAGGTGTGCACCTTCAGATGGGACGTGAAAGACTGGAACCAG TGTTCAGTGCCGTGTGGGTATGGGATCCAGTCTAGAGCAGTGTCCTGCATGGGACCCACTAAGCCTGAGCCCCTCAGCCCACTGCTCTGCATGCACATGCCCAAGCCCATCACCATCCGGGGCTGCCAGATGGACGACTGCAGGGTCTTAGAGAAGACTAGTgccctcacccacacacacaccaccaacaccCCCTTACTAGAGACCAGGGACCAGTTACCCAGTCCCCAGGGCATGGAAGTCACTCCCATGGATGAGGAGCCACTCCTGTCTCCTACTCTCAGCCTGACCCAGACACCCCTGACTGCAACAGAACCGACCACCCCACAGACCACCACAGCCATGCCCACTGTGACACCTAAAACCA GTCTGTGTGGGCAGCTTCTGCTGGAGGAGTCAGGCACAGTGGACTTGAGACATGAGACAGGTCGCTGCATCCTGTCAATAGGCCGGCCCCTGGATGAGGTCATCCACATGAAAGTAGAGTCCAGCTCCCTAAGCTGCAAGAAAA gGGAGTATGTGGCATTCTATGACAGGCTGGTACTGGTCAGGAAGTGTGACCAGCTTGAGGACACTGAACTGACCTCCAGGACCAACGTCCTGATGGTGCGCCAGCATCTCTTGTCCCCTGGAAACGGAGTGCTGCTGACTTACAGCAGTCAGAAGAACAACAAGAAGAGTCACCACCAGG ACTGTGATGTCCAGCTGTTTGCTCCCAGCGGGGTCATTGAGAATCCAACGATGACCTCAGAGTTGGGCAGTCACACCTGTCGAGTCCTCATCA GCCCTCCCTCAGTGAAGATTAGGGTCCGGGCTCTGAGCATGGGCCCTGTGGTCAACAGCACAGCAGCCCAGTCCACCTTCATTATg ATACGAGATGTAGACGTCTTGAAGACCAACGTGTTCAAGGGCCAACGGCTTTTTGACTGGCGATCAGCTGGAAACATGGCAGAGATAGAATTTCATGGCGAGTACCTGCATAGCAATGGGAGCTTCCGAGCTGAATACTCATTCGTGGAGCCTTGA